A single region of the Triticum dicoccoides isolate Atlit2015 ecotype Zavitan chromosome 2B, WEW_v2.0, whole genome shotgun sequence genome encodes:
- the LOC119363128 gene encoding uncharacterized protein LOC119363128, with protein MAQPRNAAAVVRLPAMNALEILRETVRVLRADPHAFTYVLFLLLCPASGFLLLSAAALEGAVVLPLARRLLVAAASSGVPVTHFVKQLAHHLAATLVAAVVSFPALLTLLLAARAAVAYTVAAVYAGKPLPAADLSLLARRAWPRLAATYGLSCAAVAACLATFLALLVTVCSTLKSMLYPPDIVVCAGLLTVLAFSIVYAHTIIVCSLGGVIAVLEDVAGVNALRRSVQLMRGQTHVGLLIFLVSTIGLAFVEGLFEHRVKTLSYGDGSSRLWEGPLLILMYSFVMLIDSMMSAVFYFTCRSSSLAILDEEGGSVEEIEMMMDDKSDAVR; from the coding sequence ATGGCGCAGCCGCGGAACGCGGCCGCGGTGGTGCGGCTGCCGGCGATGAACGCGCTGGAGATCCTGCGGGAGACGGTGCGCGTGCTGCGCGCCGACCCGCACGCCTTCACCTACGTGCTCTTCCTCCTGCTCTGCCCGGCCTCCGGCTTCCTCCTCCTGTCCGCCGCCGCGCTCGAGGGCGCCGTCGTGCTGCCGCTCGCGCGCCGCCTCCTGGTCGCCGCGGCGTCCTCGGGGGTCCCCGTCACGCATTTCGTCAAGCAGCTCGCGCACCACCTCGCCGCcacgctcgtcgccgccgtcgtctccttcCCGGCGCTCCTCACGCTGCTCCTCGctgcccgcgccgccgtcgcctacACCGTGGCGGCCGTGTACGCGGGCAAGCCCCTCCCCGCCGCCGACCTCTCCCTCCTGGCGCGCCGCGCGTGGCCGCGCCTCGCCGCCACCTACGGCCTCTcgtgcgccgccgtcgccgcctgccTCGCCACCTTCCTCGCCCTCCTCGTCACCGTCTGCTCCACACTGAAGTCCATGCTCTACCCGCCGGACATTGTCGTCTGCGCCGGCCTCCTCACGGTCCTTGCGTTCTCCATCGTGTACGCGCACACCATCATAGTGTGCAGCCTCGGCGGAGTCATTGCCGTTCTTGAGGACGTGGCCGGGGTCAATGCGCTGCGTCGGTCGGTGCAGCTGATGCGCGGCCAAACCCATGTCGGGCTGCTCATCTTTCTTGTATCCACCATTGGTCTGGCCTTCGTCGAGGGGCTGTTTGAGCACAGGGTGAAGACCTTGAGTTATGGGGATGGTTCATCTCGGCTCTGGGAGGGGCCATTGCTAATCCTCATGTACTCTTTCGTGATGCTGATAGATTCGATGATGAGTGCAGTGTTCTACTtcacttgccgatcatcgagcttgGCAATTCTGGATGAGGAGGGCGGCTCAGTTGAGGAGATTGAGATGATGATGGATGACAAGTCAGATGCAGTCAGGTGA